One window of Sphingobacteriales bacterium genomic DNA carries:
- a CDS encoding DUF4292 domain-containing protein has translation MKTPLLPALMLWLIAAILPACTPAKKISRIPDVPVENSASLALENKLLVNELQADWFNAKAQIEARQGSQTQSFGADIRLKKDSLLWMSAYANIGIKIEVARMLITPDSVKVMDKFNKRYYVKSIAYLETLVGYPLDFTTLQRIILGNKLPVLPETPQVSTLPEGGFCLTDQSDNLQYAVFVEPQNYTITRLLVTDTANSRNLSVDLSNYLPVSNKPFAHNRTVKMAATDIYEAKIELSKIKINEPLDFPFSIGNNYEIIR, from the coding sequence ATGAAAACCCCTCTCCTGCCTGCCTTGATGCTATGGTTGATTGCCGCCATATTGCCGGCATGCACCCCGGCAAAAAAAATAAGCCGTATTCCGGATGTTCCTGTCGAAAATTCGGCATCCCTGGCCTTAGAGAACAAGCTGTTGGTCAATGAGCTTCAGGCAGATTGGTTTAACGCAAAAGCACAGATTGAAGCCAGACAGGGGAGTCAAACTCAGTCTTTTGGCGCAGACATCCGGCTAAAAAAAGATTCCCTGTTGTGGATGTCGGCCTATGCGAATATAGGAATTAAAATAGAGGTTGCCCGAATGTTGATTACTCCCGACTCAGTCAAGGTGATGGATAAGTTCAACAAACGGTATTATGTCAAAAGCATCGCCTATCTGGAAACACTCGTCGGGTATCCACTTGATTTTACCACACTACAACGCATCATTTTGGGCAACAAACTGCCCGTTTTACCGGAAACCCCTCAAGTAAGTACTTTGCCGGAAGGCGGATTTTGTCTGACTGACCAATCGGACAACCTGCAATATGCAGTATTTGTCGAACCTCAAAACTATACCATCACGAGGTTATTAGTTACCGACACTGCCAATAGCCGGAATTTATCTGTAGATTTGAGCAATTATCTGCCCGTCAGCAATAAACCTTTTGCCCATAACCGCACCGTAAAGATGGCTGCAACTGATATTTATGAGGCCAAAATAGAATTGTCTAAAATAAAGATCAACGAACCTCTTGATTTCCCATTTTCTATAGGCAATAACTATGAAATTATCCGGTAA
- a CDS encoding tetratricopeptide repeat protein, with product MDIIKSFRFHFYLLMLLSLAVIGSSDTVFAQSKKNKDKKSKTEGADNKSRLSEADQQKVQKLFFDGLTANIKGNTEGAVLAFKQCLMLDPNHDAAMFELARIYFESQDQEQTLLYAEKAAKTDPDNKWYQALYAETLSVNSRFDEAAKIFETLTQKFPADYDYYFDWAYMLIQAGKYAEAIKVYDALEQKIGTLEDISIQKQKLYLRIGQFDNAVLELQKLSNAFPNDMRYLLTLGELYLSNNMPDKALEVYNNLLKVSPDNPYACLALSDYYYTQNNEEKFLEYLNKALASSELPINAKVQRLSPLVEQKSADPVGKTRIFNLIELVVKTHESEPLAHILYADLLYTYDQKAEALKEFTRASELDGSNFEVWYQMLILNYELQNFTQLAQLSSEVIELFPNQPYPYYFNGIANLQVKSYEKAVKSLKQGTLISVNDNNLTAQMYSLLGSVYNETKEYDKSDNSFEKALKLTPDDALILNNYSYFLALRGEHLDKAAEMSAKSNKSEPANSSFEDTFAWVLYKQKKYAEALTWIEKALVNSGTPNATLLEHYGDILYQLNEINKAVEQWKLSKDAGGNSGFLDKKINDRKLYE from the coding sequence ATGGATATCATCAAATCATTCCGTTTTCATTTTTACCTGTTGATGCTGCTCTCACTTGCCGTTATCGGAAGCAGCGATACTGTATTTGCTCAAAGTAAAAAAAACAAAGATAAAAAGTCGAAAACTGAAGGTGCTGACAATAAAAGCCGGCTTTCCGAAGCAGATCAACAAAAAGTGCAAAAATTGTTTTTTGACGGACTGACTGCCAATATCAAAGGAAATACCGAAGGGGCTGTACTGGCATTTAAACAATGTCTTATGCTGGACCCCAATCACGATGCAGCGATGTTTGAATTAGCGCGAATTTACTTCGAATCACAAGATCAGGAACAAACCTTGCTTTATGCCGAGAAGGCTGCAAAAACTGACCCTGACAATAAATGGTATCAAGCCCTGTATGCTGAAACCTTATCAGTTAACTCGCGGTTTGACGAAGCAGCAAAGATTTTCGAAACCCTGACACAAAAATTTCCTGCCGATTATGATTACTACTTCGACTGGGCTTATATGCTTATTCAGGCGGGAAAATATGCCGAAGCCATCAAGGTATATGATGCCTTAGAACAAAAAATCGGCACTCTTGAAGACATCAGTATTCAAAAGCAAAAACTTTATCTGCGAATTGGTCAGTTTGATAATGCAGTCCTTGAACTGCAAAAGTTGAGTAATGCTTTTCCCAATGATATGCGCTATTTGCTTACATTGGGTGAGTTGTATCTGTCAAACAATATGCCCGATAAGGCTTTAGAGGTTTATAACAACCTGCTTAAAGTATCGCCCGACAATCCCTACGCCTGTTTAGCGCTTTCCGACTATTATTATACCCAAAACAATGAGGAAAAATTTCTTGAATATCTCAACAAAGCATTAGCAAGTTCCGAGTTGCCAATAAACGCCAAGGTACAACGGTTAAGCCCGCTGGTTGAGCAGAAATCTGCCGATCCCGTCGGGAAAACACGTATTTTTAATCTCATCGAACTGGTCGTCAAAACACATGAAAGCGAGCCTTTAGCCCATATCTTATATGCAGACTTGCTCTATACCTACGACCAAAAAGCGGAAGCACTTAAAGAGTTTACCCGCGCCTCCGAATTGGACGGCAGCAATTTTGAAGTATGGTATCAAATGCTGATTCTCAACTATGAATTGCAAAATTTCACCCAATTGGCACAACTCAGCAGCGAAGTAATCGAATTGTTTCCCAATCAACCTTACCCCTATTACTTTAACGGCATAGCCAATTTGCAGGTCAAAAGTTACGAAAAAGCGGTGAAGTCGCTCAAACAGGGTACTCTGATCAGCGTAAATGACAATAACCTTACCGCTCAAATGTATTCGCTGCTCGGTTCCGTTTACAATGAAACCAAAGAATATGACAAGTCGGACAACAGTTTTGAAAAAGCGCTGAAGCTTACCCCGGACGATGCATTGATTTTAAATAACTACAGCTATTTTCTTGCCTTGCGGGGTGAACACTTGGACAAGGCTGCCGAAATGTCGGCCAAGTCTAACAAATCAGAACCTGCCAACAGCTCTTTTGAAGATACCTTCGCCTGGGTGCTTTATAAACAGAAAAAATATGCTGAAGCCCTGACATGGATAGAAAAAGCCCTGGTTAACAGTGGAACTCCCAACGCCACTTTACTGGAGCATTATGGGGATATTCTTTACCAGCTCAACGAAATCAACAAAGCAGTCGAGCAATGGAAACTGTCAAAAGATGCCGGTGGTAACTCCGGTTTTTTAGATAAAAAAATCAACGACCGCAAATTATACGAATAA
- a CDS encoding nucleotidyltransferase, protein MNIIIPMAGRGTRLRPHTITIPKPLIPVAGKPMVQRLVEDIVEMCSEPVDNIGFIIGDFGTDVENQLLDVATRAGAKGHIFYQDKPLGTAHAILCAQSIMNKNLIVAFADTLFKANIKIDTASDGIIWTHRVEDPSRFGVVKMNNQNIITEFVEKPSTFVSDMAIIGIYYFKDGQYLRNELQYIIDNDIKDKGEYQLTSALENMKQKGTHFGIASVEEWLDCGNKNATVHTNQRMLELLKLKGVNLISPSSVFHNASIIEPCYIGNNVTINNAVVGPHVSIGDGTKIEHSVIKNSIIQDQTTIKYKVIANSMIGNHVHLTGHFEDLSIGDYSTSE, encoded by the coding sequence ATGAATATAATTATACCTATGGCAGGCAGAGGTACCCGATTGAGACCTCATACTATCACTATCCCAAAACCACTGATCCCTGTAGCCGGAAAACCGATGGTGCAGCGCTTGGTAGAAGATATTGTCGAAATGTGCAGTGAACCGGTTGACAATATCGGGTTTATCATTGGCGATTTTGGCACCGATGTCGAAAATCAGTTGCTGGATGTTGCTACCCGTGCAGGCGCAAAGGGACATATTTTTTATCAGGACAAACCTTTGGGAACCGCCCATGCCATTCTTTGTGCTCAAAGCATTATGAACAAAAACCTGATCGTAGCTTTTGCCGATACGTTGTTTAAGGCTAACATTAAAATAGATACAGCATCGGATGGAATTATCTGGACACACCGCGTTGAAGACCCGTCCAGGTTTGGAGTGGTTAAAATGAATAATCAAAATATCATTACCGAATTTGTTGAAAAACCCAGCACATTCGTTTCAGATATGGCCATCATCGGAATATATTATTTCAAGGACGGACAATATCTTCGAAACGAACTGCAGTATATCATTGACAACGATATTAAAGACAAAGGAGAATATCAGCTAACTTCGGCATTGGAAAACATGAAACAAAAAGGAACCCATTTTGGCATAGCATCAGTCGAAGAATGGTTAGATTGCGGCAACAAAAACGCCACTGTCCACACCAATCAGCGGATGCTGGAATTGCTCAAACTAAAAGGTGTCAACTTAATTTCACCCTCCTCTGTGTTTCACAATGCCAGTATCATTGAGCCATGTTATATCGGCAATAATGTTACCATCAACAATGCGGTAGTGGGTCCACATGTTTCAATAGGCGATGGCACTAAAATTGAACATTCAGTCATCAAAAACAGCATCATCCAAGACCAGACCACCATTAAATACAAAGTGATTGCCAATTCTATGATTGGTAATCATGTGCATCTTACCGGCCATTTTGAAGACCTGAGCATCGGCGATTATTCCACATCTGAATAA
- the dut gene encoding dUTP diphosphatase — MTLQVKIINQSNNPLPAYATADSAGMDVYAYLVEPVVLQPFDRVLIPTGLYIELPKGYEAQLRARSGNALKKGLILPNAPATIDADYRGEIGVIMANISRETQTIMPGDRIAQMVIAKHEQVEWELTTNLNNTHRGEGGFGSTGG; from the coding sequence ATGACTCTTCAGGTAAAAATAATCAATCAATCCAACAACCCGCTTCCGGCTTATGCGACTGCTGATTCGGCAGGAATGGATGTATATGCCTACCTTGTCGAACCGGTTGTCTTACAGCCATTTGACAGAGTACTTATCCCTACAGGGCTTTATATTGAACTTCCCAAAGGTTACGAGGCACAATTGCGTGCCCGAAGCGGAAATGCGCTTAAAAAAGGGCTGATATTGCCCAATGCACCGGCAACAATTGATGCCGATTACCGCGGTGAAATCGGGGTGATAATGGCTAATATTTCCCGGGAAACCCAAACCATCATGCCCGGCGACAGAATTGCACAAATGGTAATTGCCAAACATGAACAAGTTGAATGGGAACTGACTACCAATTTAAACAATACCCACCGGGGAGAGGGTGGTTTTGGAAGCACAGGGGGATAA
- a CDS encoding sugar kinase, which translates to MSLLVVGSMAFDAIETPFGKTDKIIGGAATYISLAASYFCPDIRIVSVVGDDFPQTFISDMQQRGCRTDGLQIRQGEKSFFWSGKYHLDMNSRDTLITELNVLADFDPVIPDSIQNPDYVMLGNLMPVVQRQVIERLHKRPKLIAMDTMNFWMDSAMDELLKTLSLVDLLIINDEEARQLSGSYSLVKGARKIMEMGPEYLVIKKGEHGALLFHQNKVFFAPALPLEDVFDPTGAGDTFAGGLMGYLAKSQYHNFGNLKRSIIYGSAMASFCVEKFGAEQLLHLDSSKIEGRVQEFVDLVQFDIELIA; encoded by the coding sequence ATGAGTTTATTAGTAGTAGGCTCCATGGCGTTTGATGCCATTGAAACTCCGTTTGGAAAAACCGATAAGATTATAGGTGGTGCAGCTACTTATATCAGTTTGGCGGCATCCTATTTTTGTCCCGATATTCGTATTGTTTCCGTTGTAGGAGATGATTTTCCACAAACTTTTATCAGCGATATGCAGCAAAGAGGCTGCCGTACTGACGGGCTTCAAATCAGACAAGGCGAGAAAAGTTTTTTCTGGTCGGGAAAATATCATTTAGATATGAACAGCAGGGATACCCTGATAACCGAATTGAATGTGCTGGCAGATTTCGACCCCGTTATCCCCGACAGCATCCAAAACCCCGATTATGTGATGTTGGGCAATCTGATGCCTGTGGTTCAAAGGCAGGTGATAGAACGCCTGCATAAACGCCCCAAACTCATTGCCATGGACACCATGAATTTCTGGATGGATTCAGCCATGGACGAATTGCTCAAAACACTATCTCTCGTTGACCTGCTCATTATCAATGACGAAGAAGCCCGTCAGCTTTCGGGTAGTTACTCATTGGTCAAAGGGGCTCGCAAAATTATGGAAATGGGTCCTGAATACTTAGTCATTAAAAAAGGGGAACATGGCGCTTTGCTGTTTCACCAAAACAAAGTGTTTTTTGCACCTGCCCTTCCGCTCGAAGATGTGTTTGACCCAACGGGTGCCGGTGATACCTTTGCCGGTGGATTGATGGGCTATTTGGCAAAATCGCAATATCACAATTTTGGCAACCTGAAACGCTCAATCATCTATGGCTCTGCGATGGCTTCTTTTTGTGTCGAAAAATTCGGAGCAGAGCAATTGCTTCATCTCGACAGCTCTAAAATTGAAGGACGGGTACAGGAATTTGTTGACCTGGTACAATTTGACATTGAACTGATTGCTTAA
- a CDS encoding MFS transporter, which yields MPVTVPLLLNPASGVLPYDYSESFRTILLGFLIASYPVASFFGGPMLGALADKYGRKRLLMLSLVGSMIGYLIFALGIYWQSIYLLFLSRLIDGFSGGNISIVQAAIADISDDSSKAKNFGLIGLAFGVGFVIGPFIGGKLSDPSLVSWFNYDTPFLFAAFLCLVNFGLVVRNFEETLESPVHRPVNAFTGINNLKQALSDLRIRALFAAVFFYHLGFSFFTQFFQVYLVKRFSYTQSEIGNYFAYIGLCIALVQGIVVRRLAVRFPSKQILRYSLPGLAVALFCMLLPQNGWQLYIVSPFIALFQGSSAPNSTSLVSQNAPRGEQGKMLGINQSVLSVGLAVPPILAGFFDSIDVRLPIIAASISVMTGWLLMLRFLKK from the coding sequence ATGCCTGTTACGGTCCCTTTGTTGCTCAACCCGGCATCGGGGGTTTTACCTTACGATTATAGCGAATCTTTCCGAACCATTCTGCTTGGCTTTTTAATTGCCTCCTATCCTGTTGCCTCCTTTTTTGGAGGTCCGATGTTGGGGGCTTTGGCTGATAAATACGGACGAAAACGACTGCTCATGTTGTCTTTGGTTGGTTCAATGATCGGGTATCTCATTTTCGCGCTTGGAATTTATTGGCAAAGCATATACCTGTTGTTTTTAAGCCGCCTGATTGACGGATTTTCGGGAGGTAATATTTCAATTGTTCAGGCTGCTATTGCCGACATCAGCGATGACTCTTCAAAGGCGAAGAATTTCGGACTTATAGGTCTTGCCTTTGGCGTAGGGTTTGTCATCGGACCTTTTATTGGCGGTAAATTGTCGGACCCTTCCTTAGTCAGTTGGTTCAATTATGATACGCCGTTTTTGTTTGCTGCTTTTTTATGTTTGGTTAATTTCGGGCTTGTGGTTCGCAACTTTGAGGAAACACTCGAATCGCCCGTTCACCGCCCTGTCAATGCCTTTACCGGAATCAATAACCTGAAACAGGCATTGTCTGATTTGCGGATTCGAGCTTTGTTTGCGGCCGTTTTTTTCTATCATCTGGGCTTCAGTTTTTTTACCCAGTTTTTTCAGGTATATCTCGTCAAACGCTTCTCATACACCCAATCCGAAATCGGGAACTACTTTGCCTATATCGGGCTATGTATTGCGCTGGTTCAGGGTATAGTCGTGCGCAGGCTTGCAGTTCGATTTCCTTCAAAACAAATTTTGCGTTACAGTTTGCCCGGATTAGCTGTCGCATTGTTTTGTATGTTGCTCCCACAAAATGGATGGCAACTATATATAGTTTCTCCTTTTATTGCCTTATTTCAAGGCTCTTCTGCCCCTAATTCCACCTCTTTGGTTTCTCAGAATGCCCCCCGCGGGGAGCAAGGTAAAATGTTGGGCATCAACCAATCAGTACTTTCGGTGGGGTTGGCAGTTCCACCCATTCTTGCCGGTTTTTTCGATTCTATTGACGTGCGGTTGCCCATTATCGCCGCCTCAATAAGTGTAATGACCGGCTGGCTGCTCATGCTCAGATTTTTAAAAAAGTAG
- a CDS encoding T9SS type A sorting domain-containing protein, whose amino-acid sequence MTQPVGGESQQTLMLTWDKNNNQESLYYIGNSESNSVGRAIIVAPDNKIIIVGSSTLQPYAIKIDSLGNVVWEQVYDNYPLLNWLTDIIPVPNEAAFYVYGTVGYNAFMSDLLVAKISDATGEMLWDTIYDFGTTFWDEDGKDVSGRLIRSKIGGYIAGSALNGFANNYYKGSVIKFNNDFTIDWYNDQLFDDCGAATINELPNGDIITSGCNDPLGEYAQMQIIKLSGVDGGLKWRRTYGGSWHDYAYDLALMPDGGFLVAGRQDTIIPGAPVGHASAWLLKLNCMGLLTEPEAAFTYEPQGGNEIQFTNQTLYVYPDSIDGGYYRWDWGDGSPPYLCGQGYDPCSGNILTHQYPASGTYTATLTAIVCSDTSIVQAQIDTEGAGGTVGLPPDPLKGEKTMLVYPNPATNTLTFQRASKSPSGGWGVEGDLGVKLLTLTGQTVLQTTLGAGETHKTFSVAHLPEGVYLYSVEQSGSVLARGKVAVVGK is encoded by the coding sequence ATGACCCAACCTGTTGGAGGTGAAAGTCAACAAACACTCATGCTTACATGGGATAAAAATAACAATCAGGAAAGTCTATATTACATAGGCAATTCTGAGTCCAACTCTGTTGGTAGAGCAATAATTGTTGCGCCTGATAATAAAATAATTATAGTTGGTTCTTCAACTTTACAACCCTACGCTATTAAAATAGACAGTCTAGGCAATGTGGTATGGGAGCAGGTTTACGACAACTACCCGCTGCTCAACTGGCTAACCGATATTATACCCGTACCTAATGAGGCAGCCTTTTATGTATATGGTACCGTTGGCTACAATGCCTTTATGAGCGATTTGTTAGTAGCCAAGATAAGCGATGCTACCGGTGAAATGCTTTGGGACACCATATATGACTTCGGAACTACTTTTTGGGACGAAGACGGCAAAGATGTAAGTGGCAGATTGATTAGGAGTAAAATAGGAGGATACATTGCCGGCTCTGCATTAAATGGGTTTGCAAATAATTACTATAAAGGAAGTGTAATTAAATTCAATAACGATTTTACCATTGATTGGTATAACGACCAACTATTTGATGACTGTGGTGCGGCTACAATAAATGAATTACCAAATGGCGATATTATTACAAGTGGTTGTAACGACCCCTTGGGTGAGTATGCTCAAATGCAGATCATCAAATTATCGGGCGTAGATGGGGGCTTAAAATGGCGGCGCACCTACGGCGGCAGTTGGCACGACTATGCCTACGACCTTGCCCTTATGCCCGACGGCGGTTTTTTGGTAGCCGGGAGGCAGGATACCATCATACCCGGTGCTCCGGTTGGTCATGCCTCGGCTTGGTTACTCAAACTCAACTGCATGGGTCTGCTCACCGAGCCGGAGGCGGCTTTTACTTATGAGCCACAGGGTGGCAACGAAATACAGTTTACCAACCAAACCCTCTACGTCTATCCCGACAGCATAGACGGAGGCTACTACCGTTGGGATTGGGGCGACGGCAGCCCGCCTTACCTCTGTGGGCAAGGCTACGACCCTTGCTCCGGCAATATCCTGACCCACCAATACCCGGCTTCCGGCACTTATACCGCCACCCTCACTGCCATCGTCTGTTCAGACACTTCCATAGTACAGGCACAGATAGACACCGAAGGCGCAGGCGGCACGGTAGGATTGCCCCCTGACCCCCTAAAGGGGGAAAAAACCATGCTTGTTTATCCCAACCCCGCCACAAATACCCTCACCTTTCAACGGGCTTCAAAGTCCCCTTCAGGGGGCTGGGGGGTAGAGGGGGATTTAGGGGTAAAACTACTCACCCTCACAGGGCAAACCGTGCTTCAAACTACTCTCGGTGCTGGGGAAACGCATAAAACCTTTTCGGTGGCGCATCTGCCGGAGGGGGTGTATTTGTATTCCGTTGAGCAATCGGGCAGTGTGTTGGCACGGGGTAAGGTGGCGGTGGTTGGGAAGTGA
- a CDS encoding transposase, protein MVCRSFGAAFRNAPYSGFVFLCFSDSCGETEIISDGGRASRTDRGGQEADSGTEKKALAGKQRSAEGRCLVRGRKQGSKNRPKQPNPTASFRAFTALLNKLLSCLPGINLTYMVADCAYASADYFSAVTKTGLHLITRLPVNAALVYAYSDPVAPKHRGRPKKYGEKVDLNNLDNQELKDTKTENGLLTQIWQLPCYNKSLSKNLLNVGIVKITNLKTQKVAFSKFCTTDPNLDWQTMIDYYSLRFQIEFDFRDAKQFFGLSDFKNYTSKNLTNFVNLCFTATLTAKILQAQYQVKYNNPNFSILDLKILCNTRFTVKTVIKLVRKSPDSIFNTQFADGFMPTDLVNVA, encoded by the coding sequence ATGGTTTGTCGAAGTTTTGGAGCAGCATTCAGAAATGCCCCATATTCGGGATTTGTTTTTTTGTGCTTCTCTGATAGCTGTGGGGAAACGGAAATCATATCCGATGGTGGTAGAGCAAGTCGTACAGACAGAGGGGGACAGGAAGCGGATAGCGGAACGGAAAAGAAGGCATTAGCTGGCAAGCAGCGCAGTGCCGAAGGCAGATGTTTGGTTCGTGGCAGGAAGCAAGGCAGCAAAAACCGACCCAAGCAGCCCAATCCTACGGCATCCTTTCGGGCATTCACCGCCTTGTTAAACAAGTTGCTTTCGTGCTTACCGGGCATCAACCTGACCTATATGGTAGCAGACTGTGCTTATGCCTCGGCAGATTATTTCTCTGCGGTAACAAAGACCGGACTTCACCTGATTACCCGTTTGCCTGTAAATGCCGCCCTCGTCTATGCCTACTCAGACCCAGTAGCCCCAAAACATCGGGGAAGACCCAAAAAATACGGAGAAAAAGTAGATTTGAACAACCTTGATAACCAAGAACTGAAAGACACCAAAACCGAAAATGGTCTCCTTACTCAGATATGGCAACTGCCCTGTTACAACAAATCCTTAAGCAAAAACCTGTTAAATGTGGGGATAGTAAAAATAACCAATTTGAAAACCCAAAAAGTAGCCTTCTCTAAATTTTGCACCACCGACCCTAACCTCGACTGGCAAACTATGATAGATTATTATAGTTTGCGTTTTCAGATTGAGTTTGACTTTCGGGATGCCAAACAATTTTTCGGACTATCCGATTTCAAAAACTACACCTCGAAAAATCTGACCAATTTTGTTAATCTATGCTTTACCGCTACCTTGACGGCTAAAATTTTGCAGGCACAATATCAGGTTAAATACAATAACCCTAACTTTAGCATTTTAGACCTCAAAATACTCTGTAATACGCGTTTTACGGTCAAAACAGTTATTAAATTGGTACGAAAATCGCCCGATTCAATTTTTAATACTCAATTCGCAGACGGGTTTATGCCAACAGATTTGGTCAATGTCGCTTAA